CTCTTGAGCAAAGATCCGCAATTGGTTGTCCATTCCTTCGGCCGTATCGTTGAACCACCAGCCAGCACCTAATTGTAAGCGTTGCTTGCCGCCTTCTTGGAACGAGCCCATCATGGTTGCTAATTGCATCCAATCGTTGTCGTTCAAGGAGTAGAAGATACTCTTAGGAATGTCGTTAGTATCCCGCATCTTGGTGTAGAGCTTTTGGATCTCACCCGCGATGTCGGGTTGCGTCCCAACCGCATCGTACCCGGTATCAGCACCCAGCTTCTTAAACATTGGCCGGTTAAGATCCCGGACAGAGTTGATGTGGAATTGCATGGTCCAGTTGAATTCCTTGTTAAACTTCATCAAGTTTTCCAACAACATGGTGATGTATTGGTCTAATTCCTTCGGCGTCAGGTCTTGGTTATTGATCCCCTTGTTGACAATGGCATCCAGCTCGCTGTCCGAAGCCTCAACAAAGTGGTAGGTCAATAAGGAGTGGTCGGACAACCGACCGCCCATGTCGTTAAAGAAGCTAAACCGCTGCTTAACCGCTGCCATGATGTCCATGAAACCGTTGATCTTAACGCCGGAGACGTCACTCAACTTCTTCAAGTAGTCCGCATAACCGCCCCGATCAATTTGGATCAACTTATCTGGCCGCATGGCTGGTAAGGTCCGGAAGCCGTTTTCGGCTTCGGTTTCCTTCAGCAACTTGTGGTAACGTAAGTCGTCGGCAGGGTCGTCCGTGGTGCAGACCGCCTTGACGTTCATGTTCTTGATCAAGTTACGTGGCTTGAAGGCTTCCGTTTGGAGTAAAGCGTTGGCTTTCTTCCAGATGGCCGGTGCCGTCTTCCGGTTAAAGACGTCGTCGATGTGGAAGAAACGCTTTAATTCCAAGTGGGTCCATTCGTACAACGGGTTCCCCATTGATTGTTCGATGGTGCCAGCCCAGGCCATGAACTTGTCATAGTCGTCGCCGTCACCCGTAATCAATTCTTCAGGGACACCGTTGGCCCGCATCAGGCGCCACTTGTAGTGGTCCCCGTAAGTGCCTTCGTTCAACCAAATCCGCGTAATGTTCGGGTAGTTTTTGTTTTCGTAAATTTCTACCGGGTTCAAGTGGCAGTGGAAGTCAATGATCGGCATGTCTTTGGCGTAATCATTAAACAACTTCTTGGCCATCTCATTGCCGAGTAAGAAATCGTCATCAAGCAAATCCATGGGTGTTGTCCTCCTTTAAGACGTCTTCAGAATTAGTCCTTTGGTTCGTACTTAGCTTGAACTTCAGCCTTAGTCTTAGCCTTGCCTTGTAACAAGTCAATGTGTTGGGCAATGTGGGCAATCAAGTACTTGTCGTATTGTGCTTGGTTTTCCTTCAAGATCTTGAAGAACTTGTCACGGAAGACGTAACGGTAGCTCTTCTGGTAGTTCAAGATGGAGCCGTACATGGTGTGCAGAACCTGACGAGCATCGTCGTCTTGTAACAACGTCATGACATTGCTGTCGTTGATGGTTTCTGGCTTTGGTGCCTTGCCATCGGTTTGGGCGTTGAAGACGTAGAAGGCGGCCACATCATCCAAGTTTTCGTAAGAGAACTTGTAGATTTCTTGCATCAACTTTGGATCGGCGTGGGCAATGACCCGCAGCGCTTCCAACCAGTTGGTCCCGGCAGTCTTAACGTGCCAGCCGTGCTTGTTGGATAAGCGACCGATGATTTCGTAAACGGAAAGCTTATCGGAACCGGAGTGGATACTCAACTTGTAGCCGAAGTGTTCCGCAATGGCTTCGTGAATCACGAATTCACGTTCGAAGCGCTTAACGTCACCGATGTAGTCGATGGCCTTCTGGAATTCACCGTAGAACCGTGGCGCAATGGTTTCAGGGGTGATGCCGGCTTCGTGTAATTCGTTAGCAAAGAAGTAGTGGTTAGCTGGCGTCGTTGGGACGATCGCTTCATCCATGGAAATTTCGAAGTCCAAGTTGTAAGGCTTGATGAACTTGTGGTAGATGAAGATGGCGTATTGAACGGCCCCGTTGAAGATTAAGACGGATTGTTCAACGTCCTTCTTGCTGAAGTGAACGGAAGCTTGGTCGTTGATTTGGAACGTCTTGTCCAAGTAAGTATCGTTGAAGTACTTAACCAGGTCGTCGTCCAAAGCGTTGTACTTAGCATCCAATTGTTCGTCAGTTAAGTCAGCGATTTCGTTGTGAATCTTTTCAGTGGAGTCCAGGGTGATCATGGTGCAACCAGCCTTGATGGCGTAATCCACTTCGTGAGGGTTCTTAACGTGGTCACCATCATCGGCCCAGCCAGTGGTGAAGCCTTCGTCGAAGACGGCCCAGCCGGCATCCAACAGAACGTCGGTTTCAGTCCGGTTGGTCAAAAGGAGTTCCCGGATGGATTGTTGAGCCAGAACAGGCATGATGCCGCGGCCCTTGAATAAGCGCAAGTGAGCATTGGAAGCTAAGCCTAAACGGTCACCTAACCCAAAGGTGTACTTGTGGCCGTGACGAGAAGTTGGCTTCAACCAGTTGAAGCGCTTCGTCAAAGCGTGCCAGTTTTGTTCGTTCAAGTCACCGACGATCAACGTCTTATCAGCATCGGCAATGCTTTCACGGGCATCGAAGTCCTTGACATCGTCGCGGTCTTCGTAAACCACTAAGCTCTTAACCGTTTGCTTGTTAACCGTTTGGTGTAAGTCAAAGTACACGTTACGAACGTCAACTTGGATTGAGTTCACGTAAATGTCTTTGTCTGACAGGTTTGAGTAGTCGCCGTTTGCGGCTAAGATTTCATGGACGTCTGAAACTAATTTTTGTAAATCCATCAATATTGCCTCCAATATAGTTGTAAGTACCTAGTTTTAAGGAACATAAACCCGAATTAATCATGAAACTAAATGTTACTTGATGTTACCCTTCAACTTACCGCCTTCCCAACGACCGTGATCCAAGTCGTCGGCAATTTCAGCAAACCGCTTTTCATCCAGCTTGTATAAGAAGCCGATGACCACGGCAGCCAATAACAGACAGAAGCCTGGGTAAAGCGTCATCGCCGCCTTGATCCCCCGGAGGGCCCCCGCAGTTTGATGTGCGTTGGCCACGTAACCGGTCAAAGCCAGCACCCCGGCACTCACCAGAGCCGCCAAGGATTGCGCAATCTTCCGGGAGAAGTTGAACGCCGCGTACGTGATGGCTTCCTTCCGCTTCCCAGAACGCCATTCACCGTAGTCGATGGCGTTGGACACCATGGCCCAAGTAATCCCGTTAGGAATAGCTAACGCCGTATAACCGATGGTAACCAGGACGATGAAAACGATGACATTTTCGGGTAAGAAGAAGTTTAAAATGTTGGCAATCGCGCCAATCACGAAGCTCCACATTGCCGTCCGCTTTTGCCCGAAGTGCTTCGTCAGCGTTGGAATCATGAAGACCCCGACGATCGAGCAGCCCATCATAATCGCGTTGATTAATGGCTGTAAGCCGATGTTACCTAAGTTGTATTGTGCGTAGAACACCATCATTTGGTTGTTGGTGTTCATGGCAGAAATCGTGAACAAGGTCATCAGAATTAAGGCACCCAAAGGACCGTTCTTAAAGATAACTTTGATGTAATCTTTGAACCCTTCCTTTTCGGCGGTGGCCCCAGTGTTTCGGTGAACCTTCACGTTTTCTCGCGTTCCGAAGTAACAAACGGCAAACATCAGAACCCCGATAACGGCGAAGATGGCGGCTGCCCAGAAGTAACCGTGTTCTTCTTTGACCCCGGTGTTGCCGTTAGCAATCATCCCCATCAACGGAATGAAGGCTACCCCGGCGATGAATTGAGCCCCAACGGACCCAACCTGCCGTGACGTCGCCATGAAGCTCCGGTCTTGGGAGTTCCGGGACATTACGGACGCTAGCGACCCGTACGGATCGTTAGTAAATGAATAAACCAAGCCCCAGATCATGTAAGCCGCGTAGGCGTAGATGACCTTTTGCGTTCCACTCAACCCACTAGGCATCGTGAAGGTAACGACTGTCATAATCCCAAGAATAATAGCTGAAATCATCATGACTGGTCGGAATTTCCCAGCCTTACCGATCTTCTTCCGGTTATCAATGACGGAACCGGCGATGGGATCCATAAACGCATCGAAAATCTTGGTAAAGGCGAAGATTCCGGCAACTGCACCGGCACCGATACCACACGCATCAATCCAGAACTTTGTCAGGTATGCTTGCCCTAAGTCAAACATGAACCCGTTCCCGAAGTCCCCAAACCCATACGCAATCTTTTGCCGCATCGGAATGTGACGAGATGAATCATTAATCATTTCGTCTTTGGTTTCTTCGGTCTCTGAATGGGGACTAGTTACTGCCTCGCTCATGAGAGCACCTCCTTGAATTATCCGCTGCGGGGTTGCGTAATCGGTTTCATTCCCTAATACACACGGTAACACATTTTTGTGGTGCGTACCAGTCAATGCCCAAAACTCAACCCCGAAACGTCATTAGCAGCCAGCTCTTAAAAGTTTAGTTATGCCGCTCCGTAAGCGCTTTCTATCTAACAAAGCTTATCTTATCACAAAATCTTGCACACGTTAACATTTATTTGTAAAAAGACCCAACAAATATATCAATTTGCTTGCTCAAAAAACAGCTTAAGGCTGGCCCAGCAACCCGAAGGCCCTCACAAATTTGACTGGATAAATTTTAAATTTTTAAAATTCATCAGGCCCATTCTCGGTCCCATTAAAAAAGCCCACCCGTCACGGCGGCTTTTTTCAGCACGTTGTCCTATTCTCGTAAGTCTTTTACGGAATCACGCACGATCAGTGTCGGTTCCACGACCTTCTGCACCGGCGACATGGTGGGATCGTTTAGTAGCTGCGTCAACGCGCTCACGCCCTCTTGCACCAGATCATCGGTTGGCTTACGCACCGTGGTCAACCGGGGCACCAGGTATTTCGAGTAACTCATGTCATCGTACCCGATAATGGAAATATCGGCCGGTACCTTGTACCCCAGATCCTGACAGGCCCGCACTGCGCCAGCGGCCATATCATCGTTAGTCGCAAAGACACAGGTCGGTGTTTCGGCGGCACTTAAGATCTGCCGCATCGCCTGGTAGCCACTCTCGGGTAGGTAGTTCCCTTCCCGTTGCCACTCCGACCGCGTCTCGGCCCCGTTGTCCCGAATGACATCAGCGAAACCCCGTTGCCGATCCCCGGCAGAAACGAAGCTCGCCGCCCCGCCGATCAGCCCAAACCGGCGGTGACCCATCCGGATAGCGTACTCCAAGATCTTCTTGGCCCCCAAATACTCGTTGGTGGCAAAGTTGAACACATCGTTACGCGCAATGATCCGGTTCAAGACCACCACGGGTAAGTGCCGTTGGATCAAGGTTTCGATAAACGCATCGTCGTCTTTGGATTGACTGACCACAATGGCGCCGTCAAACTGGTGCCGTGAGACGTTACCACTCGCACTTAGCGATTCCACACTATCGAGGGATAACGAATAGCCCTTCGGCAAAAAGTTCCGGGCCCGCTTAATCACATCCACCAAGAAACTAGGTGAAGTCCCCGTATCTAGGTCGGAGAAGAACACCCCAATCAAAAAGGAGTGCTGCTCTACCAACCCCTTTGCGTTTAGGTTTGGCACATAGCCCAATTCATCGGCCAATTGCCGAATCTTCTGCTTGGTGGCTGCCTTGACTAACGGGCTGTCGTTCAGCGCTCGCGAGACCGTGGTATGCGAGACGTTGGCCCGTTGTGCAATGGTTCTTATCGTGACTTCTTCCATATTGGTTCCCTCCCAAAGCCGGTATCTCACGCCAGCATAAATTAATTATCAGTTAGCTTTTCTCGCCTGGGTACCGGCGATTCAGCATTGGTGGCCCGTTCCGCGCCAAGATTTGCTCACAGAATAGGTGACCTGACTTAACGTCGTATGTAGTTGACTAAAAAGGAATCCCACGGCGGCCCGTTCGCTTAGTGGCCACGACCGAAAGCGGGATTCCTAATCTTGCGTCTGATGGTTGCGATAAAACGCGTCCAGTTGTGCGGGCGTCGGGTAACCGTCGTTGTCGCCCATGACCTGAACTGCCATGGCGCCAATCGCACAGGCCCGCCGGAGTGCGGCAGGTAATGACTGCTTTTCCTGTAACGCCGAAATCAATCCCACGGCAAAACCGTCCCCCGCGCCGACCGTGTCAACCACGGGCGCCACGTGAAAACCGGGGACCCACAGTTTTTCGCCGGTCGCCCGTTGAGCATAGGCCCCCCGTGCGCCCAGCTTAACCACGACAAGTTGGGTGACCTCACTTTGCTGCAGGTAAAAGTCAGCAATGGCTGCCGGATCCCGCGACCCGGTCAACGTTTCGCCTTCCCCTAAACCAGGAAGTACCACCGTAGCCGTCTGGGCCAACTGATTGGTAACCCGCACCATCTCGGCGGTGGAGGACCACAAAGTCGGCCGCAGGTTCGGGTCAAAGGTCACCGGAATATTGTGCTGTAAGAGCTCGCGGTTTAATTGCCGGTACACCGCCAGGCTCTCCGCGGATAACGCCGCAAAGATCCCCGACAGGTGGGCTAATTTAACCTGAGTCAGGTCGACGCCCCGTAGATCGTTGAGGTCGTAATGGGCCGCCGCCGACCCACGTCGGAAGTAGTAGACCGCCGGATCACCGTGGTCCACGTTTTGTTTCAGATAAAAGCCGGTCGGATAAGCCGCCTTGGTCACCAGATTAGTGACCCCCACGTGGTTACGGCGCATTTCGGCCTGCAGGTAGGCACCAAAAGGGTCTTGACCGACCGCCGACACATACTCCGTGGCGTGCCCTAGCCGCGCAAGCCCTAGCGCGACGTTCAACTCGGCACCCGCCGAAAACTTCTGGAAGTTGGCGGCGTCCGTCAGGCTAGCATTAGCCTCTTGGGCCTTAAACACCACCATGGGTTCGCCAATGGTTAGAATCGTTCCCACACTACCGCCTCCTACTTGGTCTTACTAATGGCTTCCCACAGCCCGTTAAGGTAGGCAATCCCTAAGGCGCGGTCATAGAGCCCGTAGCCGGGACGCCCTTGTTCTCCCCAGATATCACGGCCGTGATCGGGGCGAATAATCCCGTCAAACCCGGTATCGTGTAGGGCCTGCATGATGGCAAACATGTCTAACGAACCGTCTTTAGACAGGTGACCGGACTCGTGAAAGTCCTGGTGTTGCCCCATATGTTTAATGTTCCGGGCGTGAACGAACGGTACCCGGCCCGTGGGCACGAACTCACGGATGATCGCCGGCACGTCATTATCGGGGTTTTCGCCCAGGCTTCCCGTACAGATGGTAAAGCCGTTCATGGGCGACGGATTGAGCGCCACGATGGCCCGCATGTCGGCCGCATTCTTGTAGATTCGCGGTAAGCCAAAAATCGGCATCGGCGGATCATCTGGGTGCAGTGCCATCTGAACGTGACACTCCTCACACACCGGCATGATGGTGTCCAAAAAGTACTTGAGGTTCGCACTTAACCGGGCCGCATCCACGTCGGCGTAGGCGGTAAACAACCGCTGTACCTCGGCCAAGCGATCGGGTTCCCACCCGGGTAAGACGTAGCCGTTCGCCTGACTTTGCACGTCGTGGATGATCTCTTCGGGGGCCTTTTGCGTGTAACGTTCCTCAAAGGCCAGCGCCGTCGAGCCATCCGCTAGCGGATAGTGCAGGTTAGTCCGGACCCAGTCAAAAATCGGCATAAAATTGTAGCAAATCGTGGTCACACCGACCTGAGCCAAGTTGCGAATCGTGGCTTGGTAGTTCGCGATGTAGTGATCCCGACTAGGCCGGCCAATCTTGATATCATCGTGAATGTTGACCGATTCTACCGTGGTAAATTTCAAACCGGCAGCCTCAATTTGACGTTTAAGGTCCAGAATCTTATCGAGCGGCCAAACGTCGCCCACCGGAATATCGAATAGCGCCCCCACCACTTGGGTGACGTTGGGAATTTGGCGAATGTTCGCCAGGGAAATGGCATCGTCGTGTTGACCATACCACCGAAATCCCATCTCCATGTTTGCGACCTCCTCTAATCGTGTTTCGTTGGTGTTTCTGCTAAAATTCCCCGCACGTCCAGGGTGCCCGGTTCGTGGGCCGGAACATCTGCCGAGGTCAAGTCCTCGGGTCGGACGTTCACGAAATAGTCGGGGAACTTATTGAGTAAGTACTTCCGCTCGCTCAGCATTAAGCGTAAGTGCTTGGTGATGCTGTAGCGCACATCATCGAGCTCGCGTCGCCGGACCGCATCCAAAATGGCCTGGTGTTGATCCAACAACGTCTGCCAATCCAGGTTGGTCACCTTTAGGCGCATCCAACGGAACCGGTTCAGGTGCATGTTTAGCGTCTGTAGCCAGTCCCAGACCACTTCGCGATCCGCCGCTAGGTAGAAAGTCTTATGGAAGGCCTCGTCCAGATCGAAGAACGCATCGGGATCTCCCTGTTGGGCCACCACCACTTGGTTCGCCAGGTTTTGTTGCAGCTTACGGTACCAGTCGTCGTTCATCTTGCCAGTGGCTTCCAGCATGATTTCGACCTCCAAGATTTGACGGACAAACCGGGCATTGTTCGCCATGGCCATGTCAATCCGCGAAACGTAGGTCCCACTTTGCGGCACCACGTCAATCAGCCCGTCCCGTTCCACCCGAATCACCGCTTCACGGACCGGTGTTCGGCCGATCCCCAGCTCGTCAGAAATCACCTTTTCGGAAATTTTCTGTCCCGGCGTGTATTTATTGTGCATAATTCGGTAACGAAGTTGACTGTACGCTTCGCTTCGCATATTTTTTAATTGCATCGCGAATGAACCATCCTTTTCCAGTTTTTCGTCTTCGTCTCTTTGCCTACGACCCGCTGATCTTCATGGTCGACTTTCCCCTCCAGTCGGCGCTTACGCTTTGGCGTCGGGGCCCCTGGTCGTCATCGGCCAAGTGCCTAGGGTCCCTTTAGTGTAGCATAGGTGTCGGTTAATTTTCACCGGTTAGTCGAATTATCAGCTCAACCCGGTCTGCGCCAAATGCCTACACCTAACACCCGAAAATCTTGTCATGTTTATTCACAAGCCCTTTTTCAAAAAAGGCAGTACCCAAAAGTACTGCCTTTCAGATGGTATTAACTTTAAGTTAGGCTTTGTCGACCGCGTGGCCACCAAACCCATTCCGGAGAGCGGAAACGACCTTACCCGTAAAGGTATCGTCTTCCATTGACCGGTAACGCATCATTAAGGACAGGGCAATGACCGGCGTTGGCACTTGTTGGTCCATGGCCTCTTGTAAGGTCCACATCCCTTCGCCGGAGCTGTGCATGGTTCCCTTGATTTCGTCCAGGTTGGCATCCTTGGCAAAGGCTTCTTGAGCCAATTCCATCAGCCAGGACCGGACCACAGAACCAGAATTCCACAACCGGGCAACGGCTTCGTTGTCGTAGTTGAATTCGCTGTGTTCCAGCACGTCGAAGCCTTCACCGATGGCTTCCATCATCCCGTATTCGATCCCGTTGTGAACCATCTTCAGGTAGTGACCGGAACCCGCAGCCCCCGTGTAGAGGTAACCGTTGGTTTGAGCGATACCTTCAAAGATTGGCTTCAAAACGGCGTCAAAGGATTCTTGGGACGTTCCCCCGATCATGAAGTGCCCGTCGTGACGAGCGCCAGACTTCCCACCAGACGTTCCGCAATCGAAGAAGTTGATGTTCTTAGCTTCGGCCTTCTTGGCGTCTTCTACGGAGTTCTTCCAGAAGGAGTTCCCCCCGTCAACGATGTAGTCGCCGGCGGCCAAAACATCGGTTAACGTGGCAATCGTGCTTTCGGTTGGCTTACCGGCTGGCAGCATCAGCCAAACCACTTTAGGGGATGGCAACTTGCTTAGCAGGTCGTCCAGTGACGTTGCGGCCTCGGCGCCAAAACCAGAAGCGGCAGTCACAAAGTCCTGGTTCAAGTCGAACCCCACAACCTCGGTGCCGTGATCCATCATGTTTTGGGCCAAGTTCAAGCCCATCTTGCCTAATCCAACTAATCCAATTTTCATGCGTGTAATTTCCTCTCTCTCGGTAAAGTGCTAAGGTCCGTTTTTTAAGTCGTCCTTATCATATTAAAAAAAGTTACATATTTCAAGAAAAACGATGAAAAAATGTTACATTTCGCTAAATTGATTCGTGATTAAACCGGCGCAATCCAATGCACCCCTGTTTTACAACGGATAATTTAACTGGCATGTTCAGTATTCAGCCCGGAGGCGAGCAGGGGCTCAGCCGGTGAAATTATGGTTAGTCGGCGTTTTTCGTCGGCTTACCATAAGGCCAAGCTTTGAGACTTGCGGGTTTAGCGAGGCTCAAAGTTATGCCCACTGGCGGTCCAGCCCCTGACGACCAGTTTCATCCAGCGAAGTTTATTCCTTCGGTTCCCGTTTCCGTTGATACTCCGCAATGGCGGTGTATTCGGATTCCAGCTTCCGGCCCAACCGGATGTAAATCGGCATGATTTCCCGGTAGTTGGCGTAAGTTTCTGGGTTGGGTTGGTAGGTATTGGTCTTCCCGATAAAGTTCTTGACCACGGAAAGGTTGTCGGCCAGTCCCAAACTGATTTGGGCAATCACCATGGCTCCTAAACAGCCGGCTTCAAAGGACTCCGCAATTGTGACGGGTTCTTCGAAGATATCGGCTAACATTTGCCGCCAGAGTGGTGAACGGGCAAAGCCACCGGAAGCCATGACCTTCTTAGGTTCACCGGCGGCTTCCTTGAGGGCCAATTCAACCGTGTACAGGTTGTAAACGATGCCTTCCAGCGCCGCTCGAACCATGTGGGAGCGGTTGTGTTGCCGGGTCAAGCCAAAGAAGGAAGCCCGGGCATTTCCGTCCCAGATTGGGGCCCGTTCGCCACCCAAGAATGGGTGGAAGATCAGGCCATCGGAACCGGCAGGAACTTGGCTGGCAATCTTGGTCAGCAGGTCGTATGGGTCTTCGCCCATTTCCTTAGCCAACGCCTTTTCGGGCGCAAAGAGGTTGTCGCGAACCCAACGGAAGACGATCCCCCCGTTGTTAACGGGTCCCCCGATGATCCACTTGCCGTCCATGACTGGGTAGCAGTAGATCCGGCCTTTCGGGTCGATTTGTGGCTTGTCCACGAAGGTCCGGACCACGCCAGAAGTCCCGATGGTGACGGACACTTCGCCGTCGCCAATCGCACCGGAACCGATCCCGGAAAGGGCCCCATCGGTCCCCCCCATGATGAACGGCATGTCTTCGTCAAACCCAATTTCCTTGGCGTATTCGGGCTTCAAGCCCTTGACCTGGTAAGTGGCTTCTACTAACTCAGGCAATTGGTCGCGGGTCACACCCGTCAACTTCAAAGATTCTTCGTCCCAATCCATGGTGTGGATGTTGAACAGACCGGTGGCCGCAGCCATCCCGTATTCTTCCTTTAATTGACCGAAGTAGCGGTAGATCAGGTATTCCTTCAAGCCAACCCAGTAACGGGTTTGCTTGTAGATGTCTGGATGTTCATTCTTCAACCAAAGAATCTTGTAAACGGGGCCCATCGGGTGGTTCGGCAGACCGGTCCGCTTGTAGAGTTCCAGGCCGGAGCCGTCCTTATCCATCGCCGAAGCGTACTTTTCGGAGCGGTTATCGGCCCAAGTGATGGCGTTAGTCAGTGGCTTGTGGTCCTGGTCTAAGGCAATCAGACTGTGCTGTTGCGTCGACCAGGAAACCCCTAAGATCTTGCCATCAACTTTACCCGTAACTTCCTTTAAAGCGGCGACCGTGGCGTCAAAGATCACGTCTGGATCTTCTTCGGCCATGTCGGCGTTTTCTTGAATTAACGGATACAGCTTGTTGGCGTAGCCGTAAATCTTGCCTTTTTTGTCGTAGATGACCGCTTTGGTACTCGTGGTCCCAACATCAATTCCAATTAAATAGTCCATTTCGTTTCCCAGCTTTCTGTTTAACTAACCCGCGGTTACCCGCCAATTTAGCTCCCAAATGGGCTTATTTCCCGTCATTTAGGCGAATTGAGGGTAAAGAACGGGACCATGCCGTGTTGAACGCACATGGTCCCATTCGGTAACGTCATTAGGCCAACGTGCTCGTTAATTCCCGAACCAGTGGCTTGTTTGCAATTAAGTTCTTCACATCGCTGACACACTTTTCACCCATGCCGTGTAAGCATTCGTAAGTGTAAGCGGAGGTGTGTGGCGTCAATAAGACGCGGTCGTTGTGTAAGAATGGGTGGCTAGCACGAACGGGTTCAACTTCAACGGCATCGGCAGCGTAACCGGACAACTGACCGGACTTGATCCCATCCAAGATGGCCGTTTCGTCAACTAAAGCACCCCGGGCGTTGTTGCAGATGTAAGCGCCCTTCTTCATTTCGGCAACCTTTTCGGCGTTGATCAAGTGGTAGTTGCCATCGTTCAAGGAAGCGTTCAGGGAAACGTAGTCACAGTTCTTCAACAATGTGTCCAGATCGACCCGTTGCACGTTGTGGTTCTTCAACCAGCCTTCTGGGGCCTTAGGATCTGGATCGGCGATGAAGACTTGGCCACCAAAGACACTGAATAATTCAGCAACCCGGCTACCGATGTTCCCACAGCCGATGACCCCAAAGGTCTTCCCGCTGAGTTCGTTACCCATGAACTCGGCCCGGTCTTCGTAACGGTCATCCCGTTCGCGTTCCGCAGCAGCGACCGTTTGGCGAACCAACGTCATCAAGTTAGCCAATTCGTTTTCGGCAACGGAGTCCCGTTCAACCAATTGTGGCACAATGGCAACCTTGACTCCGTGTTCCTTAGCGGCCTTGATATCAACGTTGTTAAAACCAATCCCGTGACGGGAAATCAGTAATAAGCCTTCCGTGTTATCGAAGAATTCTTGATCAAACATTGGCGTTACGGACGCAATGATGATGTTGTAACCCTTCAGCTTAGCGGCTAAGGACTTACCGTCGATGTCGGTTGGCAGCATGAAGCGCTTGACTTCACCGATTTCTTCGAGTTCCTTCCAGTGTTCCGTGAAAACTTGACCAAAACTACTTGAGTTCACAACCGCAATCTTATATTCTGACATCTTTAATTGACCTCCATATTTTTGGTGATACATCAGATATTAATAATAGATTAACTACTTAAGGTAGACGATGCTGATTGCCGAAAGACGACCAGTTTCATCCCCGCCGAAACGTGCTCCTGACGGGCAACCGGTTCCGCTTAACCCCAAGTCAGTCATTATCCAAAGTTCAGGATAATCACTGACTTGACGTTAATGCTCACCGGCTAAACACCCTTCGTCACACTCTTAATTTACGTGAATCGTGTACTGCATGGTTTCTTGTTGGCCAGCCGCTAAGTGGTGGTTGGCTTCCTTCGTCGCTAGTTCCCGTAAATCGCCGCTGACATCAGGCAACCCGTTGAACGGTTCGAGACACAGGAACGGGGCCTTGGCACCTTCCTTGGTCCACAGTGTGACGTAATCGAAGTCCGTCAAGTCTAACTTGATGGTGTGGGCGTTCTTCTTGGAACGTAGCGTAATGCTCTTCAAGGCCGAGTCGTCCAAGATAATCAGGCCAGCGTCGAACATCTGGTAGTTCAACGCGATCACCCCATCCATTTGCGCAACTGGTAACTGCTTACCAGAACGGTAAGGGTTTGGCGTTTTTACAATTTCAAATTGTGCCAACTTTGCCGGCTTGGGATCTAAGACCA
Above is a window of Levilactobacillus zymae DNA encoding:
- the gnd gene encoding phosphogluconate dehydrogenase (NAD(+)-dependent, decarboxylating), which codes for MKIGLVGLGKMGLNLAQNMMDHGTEVVGFDLNQDFVTAASGFGAEAATSLDDLLSKLPSPKVVWLMLPAGKPTESTIATLTDVLAAGDYIVDGGNSFWKNSVEDAKKAEAKNINFFDCGTSGGKSGARHDGHFMIGGTSQESFDAVLKPIFEGIAQTNGYLYTGAAGSGHYLKMVHNGIEYGMMEAIGEGFDVLEHSEFNYDNEAVARLWNSGSVVRSWLMELAQEAFAKDANLDEIKGTMHSSGEGMWTLQEAMDQQVPTPVIALSLMMRYRSMEDDTFTGKVVSALRNGFGGHAVDKA
- the uxuA gene encoding mannonate dehydratase, with product MEMGFRWYGQHDDAISLANIRQIPNVTQVVGALFDIPVGDVWPLDKILDLKRQIEAAGLKFTTVESVNIHDDIKIGRPSRDHYIANYQATIRNLAQVGVTTICYNFMPIFDWVRTNLHYPLADGSTALAFEERYTQKAPEEIIHDVQSQANGYVLPGWEPDRLAEVQRLFTAYADVDAARLSANLKYFLDTIMPVCEECHVQMALHPDDPPMPIFGLPRIYKNAADMRAIVALNPSPMNGFTICTGSLGENPDNDVPAIIREFVPTGRVPFVHARNIKHMGQHQDFHESGHLSKDGSLDMFAIMQALHDTGFDGIIRPDHGRDIWGEQGRPGYGLYDRALGIAYLNGLWEAISKTK
- a CDS encoding D-isomer specific 2-hydroxyacid dehydrogenase family protein; translated protein: MSEYKIAVVNSSSFGQVFTEHWKELEEIGEVKRFMLPTDIDGKSLAAKLKGYNIIIASVTPMFDQEFFDNTEGLLLISRHGIGFNNVDIKAAKEHGVKVAIVPQLVERDSVAENELANLMTLVRQTVAAAERERDDRYEDRAEFMGNELSGKTFGVIGCGNIGSRVAELFSVFGGQVFIADPDPKAPEGWLKNHNVQRVDLDTLLKNCDYVSLNASLNDGNYHLINAEKVAEMKKGAYICNNARGALVDETAILDGIKSGQLSGYAADAVEVEPVRASHPFLHNDRVLLTPHTSAYTYECLHGMGEKCVSDVKNLIANKPLVRELTSTLA
- a CDS encoding GntR family transcriptional regulator, whose protein sequence is MQLKNMRSEAYSQLRYRIMHNKYTPGQKISEKVISDELGIGRTPVREAVIRVERDGLIDVVPQSGTYVSRIDMAMANNARFVRQILEVEIMLEATGKMNDDWYRKLQQNLANQVVVAQQGDPDAFFDLDEAFHKTFYLAADREVVWDWLQTLNMHLNRFRWMRLKVTNLDWQTLLDQHQAILDAVRRRELDDVRYSITKHLRLMLSERKYLLNKFPDYFVNVRPEDLTSADVPAHEPGTLDVRGILAETPTKHD
- the gntK gene encoding gluconokinase codes for the protein MDYLIGIDVGTTSTKAVIYDKKGKIYGYANKLYPLIQENADMAEEDPDVIFDATVAALKEVTGKVDGKILGVSWSTQQHSLIALDQDHKPLTNAITWADNRSEKYASAMDKDGSGLELYKRTGLPNHPMGPVYKILWLKNEHPDIYKQTRYWVGLKEYLIYRYFGQLKEEYGMAAATGLFNIHTMDWDEESLKLTGVTRDQLPELVEATYQVKGLKPEYAKEIGFDEDMPFIMGGTDGALSGIGSGAIGDGEVSVTIGTSGVVRTFVDKPQIDPKGRIYCYPVMDGKWIIGGPVNNGGIVFRWVRDNLFAPEKALAKEMGEDPYDLLTKIASQVPAGSDGLIFHPFLGGERAPIWDGNARASFFGLTRQHNRSHMVRAALEGIVYNLYTVELALKEAAGEPKKVMASGGFARSPLWRQMLADIFEEPVTIAESFEAGCLGAMVIAQISLGLADNLSVVKNFIGKTNTYQPNPETYANYREIMPIYIRLGRKLESEYTAIAEYQRKREPKE